The following proteins come from a genomic window of Lolium rigidum isolate FL_2022 chromosome 5, APGP_CSIRO_Lrig_0.1, whole genome shotgun sequence:
- the LOC124655091 gene encoding serine carboxypeptidase 1-like, protein MRNTITLFVSLLVCASLTTIDASQEDQLMRFIESKVKKRQTVRATSASGPEENDPWADPSSFSHLQTKCPIPPAGTKAADKITALPGQPPRINFGQYSGYITVSEEHFRELFYYFVEAPYEAASKPLILWLNGGPGCSSLGYGAMTELGPFRVNSDGKTLSRNKHAWNNLANVIFLESPAGVGFSYASNDKNNNDNVGDRRTAEDAFVFLLNWLERFPEYKGRDFYIAGESYGGHYVPQLATVIKFMNELHGTTFINLRGIFVGNPYLDDYKNEKGNLEFLWTHGLISDEAWAGILTNCTFSPSDDWQCFVAANNPRLGDYDHYNIYAPLCLQDPLTSTFYSSSYLAGYDPCAPHYVKAYLNNLKVQQAMHTRANTSWSSCSGDMDSVCSITATRLSVKDLNLTITKPWRPWYTPESEVGGYVQQYKGGFTFASVRGAGHTVPTFQPKRALVLLYSFLKGMLPPDDAPN, encoded by the exons ATGAGGAACACCATTACCTTATTCGTCTCACTCCTGGTGTGCGCATCACTCACAACAATCGACGCCTCTCAGGAGGATCAGCTCATGAGGTTTATCGAGTCCAAGGTTAAGAAGAGGCAAACTGTCAGGGCCACTAGCGCGAGCGGGCCTGAGGAAAACGACCCATGGGCCGACCCCAGCAGCTTCAGCCACCTGCAAACGAAATGCCCCATCCCACCGGCGGGCACCAAGGCGGCCGACAAGATCACGGCGCTGCCCGGCCAGCCACCGCGCATCAACTTTGGCCAGTACTCCGGCTACATCACGGTGAGTGAGGAGCACTTCCGAGAGCTCTTCTACTACTTCGTCGAAGCTCCCTACGAGGCGGCCTCCAAGCCGCTCATCCTTTGGCTCAATGGTGGACCAGGATGCTCGTCGCTGGGCTACGGCGCTATGACGGAGCTCGGCCCGTTCCGAGTGAACTCCGACGGCAAGACccttagcagaaataagcacgccTGGAATAACT TGGCTAACGTGATCTTCCTGGAGTCACCGGCCGGTGTCGGGTTCTCCTACGCGAGCAACGATAAGAACAACAATGACAACGTGGGCGACAGGAGGACGGCCGAGGACGCATTCGTGTTCCTGCTCAACTGGCTCGAGAGGTTCCCCGAGTACAAGGGCCGTGACTTCTACATCGCCGGCGAGAGCTATGGCGGCCACTACGTCCCTCAGCTCGCCAccgtcatcaaattcatgaacgaGCTCCACGGCACCACCTTCATAAACCTCCGCGGCATTTTC GTTGGCAACCCGTACCTCGACGATTACAAGAACGAGAAGGGGAACCTGGAGTTTCTGTGGACCCATGGGTTGATCTCCGACGAGGCGTGGGCCGGCATCCTTACCAACTGCACCTTTAGCCCGTCCGACGACTGGCAGTGCTTCGTGGCGGCGAACAATCCACGGCTTGGTGACTACGACCACTACAACATATATGCCCCGCTCTGCCTCCAGGATCCCCTCACCAGCACGTTCTACTCCAGCAGCTAC CTCGCCGGCTACGACCCGTGCGCCCCCCACTACGTCAAGGCTTACCTGAACAATCTCAAGGTGCAACAAGCTATGCACACCAGGGCCAACACGAGTTGGTCAAGTTGCAG CGGTGACATGGATTCCGTATGCTCAATCACCGCGACAAGGCTCTCCGTCAAGGATCTTAATCTAACCATCACCAAACCATGGCGCCCCTGGTACACCCCGGAGAGCGAG GTTGGAGGCTATGTCCAGCAGTACAAGGGAGGCTTCACGTTTGCGTCGGTGAGGGGAGCCGGCCACACTGTCCCCACCTTCCAGCCCAAGAGAGCACTTGTTCTTCTCTACTCTTTCCTCAAGGGCATGCTCCCACCTGATGACGCCCCAAACTAA